Below is a genomic region from Candidatus Zymogenus saltonus.
ATTGCCTCTCCTTTCTAATTTGGAGAACAGTACCATCTTACATCCAACTATCCCCCTTGTCTACTTTTTGGGGTCCATTACACTATTCCACTCTCGTATAAAGTTCTAAAAGGGATAATGTTTTTCATCTCAAGAGCATACATATCATCATCTACTAGACCACTACTTCCTGTGGCAAATTTGGAGTTATTCGGATAATAAGCAGCACCCATCGAAACCTCAGCGTCCGGATGCTTTTTAATAAATTCCTCGATAGTAATCGAATACGCTGCCGTGGTATTTAGTAGAATCAGGAAAGCAATAATTATATAAAGCGATCCTTTGGCAAACTTCATTTTTAGCTCCTTAAGAGATTTTTTTTACCTTTTCATTATCACATTTTTTTAATATGTTCAATCGTTATATTCAGTTTCACCACCGAAACGCCTCCGTATATTCTTCCCGACCCTCCACTCCCAATCCATGCTCAACGGATGGCGACGTCATGCGCCTGGTTTTCGGTGCCTGAGGTTCAAACCATCTCGTCCCGACCATTCTTTCAAGGGGTTGCGGTTTTTTCCGCTACCCCATTTTTTTATACTTACCGAGAAAAAACAGGAAACATGGAGAGGCGCTTCGGATCAAGTCCGCTGGAATCCCTTGACACAGCGGGCGTCTTGATGTTAAGTTCGTACCAAGTGGTTTTTATTCCTTATTGGTAAAATCGGGAGACCCCTTCGATGCCTCGATATTCCCTGGACGACGTGAGAGAGGTTGTGCTTTTGGACAGCTGGTGGGGGAGATACTTCCTTGACCCTATCTCCATACGGCTCACGTGGCTTATCGCCAACTTCACGAGGCTCTCCCCCAACGCGGTGACGTTTTTCTCCTTTCTCTTCGCCCTTGTGTCCGCGTACTTGTTCTACAGGGGAGAAAGGCTGTTTTTAGTAGCAGGGGCGGTCGTATACGAGTTCGGATTTATCCTCGACACCGTCGACGGAAAGCTGGCACGCCTGACGGGAAAGTCCTCCACGGCCGGCGCCTTTCTGGACGTCTATCTCGACAATATCAGCGTCTTTCTGAACCTCTTCGCCCTGGTCATGGGCCGGTTTTTGATCTCGGGCGAGAAGAAATACATCATCGTGGGCCTTATCTATATCTTCGTCCATTTCCTGCAGATCCTGTCGAAATACCAGGCCCTTCATTTCCTGGGGAGGGGATACAAACAGGAATTCTACGGCGGGGAGAGAGCCGATGTAGGAAAGAATTTGTTCGCCTCCATAAAAGGTTTTTTCGCAAGGAGGAAGTTGAGCATGGTGCTCTTTTCCACCGTCGAGGGGGAGGCGATCGTATTTTTCATAGGACCCCTGACGGGCCTCGTTTTTGAATCCATACTGGTATCCCTCGTTCTTGTCTTTCTGTTTTTCATATTGAAGTCGATCCTATTCTTCAAAAGCTCGATGGCCCTGGACAGGAAGGAACGACCGGCGGATAAATGATCCGGGATTGATCGATTGATCGGGCTTACGGGCCGCCGCCAAAGGGCGTTCGTAAATGGATAGATGCACCAACAACCTTTTACCTTCGCCAAGGCTGCGAACGCCGAGAGCATCTCAGAGGACAGCGATAATCTCTTTATTGCGGGTCGGACCTCAATAGGGCGTCATCTCAGGGCGGGATCGGATCGGGAAATAGGTTTGGTGAAATCCCTGAATTTCTCACCTGCCAATTCCACTGACTTCAAATTCCGACGAATAGACGAATGATATATGTACTGTGGGTCATGGCTCTTCCTCATTCTGTCAGGATGTTTCGGTTTGTCCATCTCAACGGGAGGTCCATGACCCGTCACTTTTCGACGCTTTAGTGACCGAAGTGTTTTAGGAAAACAGGAGCTTGATGTCTTC
It encodes:
- a CDS encoding CDP-alcohol phosphatidyltransferase family protein; amino-acid sequence: MPRYSLDDVREVVLLDSWWGRYFLDPISIRLTWLIANFTRLSPNAVTFFSFLFALVSAYLFYRGERLFLVAGAVVYEFGFILDTVDGKLARLTGKSSTAGAFLDVYLDNISVFLNLFALVMGRFLISGEKKYIIVGLIYIFVHFLQILSKYQALHFLGRGYKQEFYGGERADVGKNLFASIKGFFARRKLSMVLFSTVEGEAIVFFIGPLTGLVFESILVSLVLVFLFFILKSILFFKSSMALDRKERPADK